In a genomic window of Arachnia rubra:
- a CDS encoding glycosyltransferase family 2 protein: protein MLDSVTIVVCAYTLDRWADLSDGVRAATLQLRESGRDGRVLVVIDHNDELLARAAGELAGPLVDVVPNTRRQGLSGARNTAIGLVTTGVVVFLDDDATPEPGWLEALLAPFGDQDVLITGGAATPQWPDHAGRPVSLPAAPSGRGELDWVVGCTYAGQPTTVAPVRNVMGCNMAFRAEVFGTAGLFGEDLGRVGRVPYGCEETELCIRAAQQRPWAKILFEPRSLVRHHVSRDRLTWRYLWRRSYAEGISKAAVTERTTRQASLSTETAYATRVLPRGVLRELGSFPRTRARGLGGAFAIVSALATTGFGYIVGRIAIRRGRRSQAQN from the coding sequence ATGTTGGACAGTGTCACCATCGTCGTGTGCGCCTACACCCTGGACCGCTGGGCGGACCTCAGCGACGGGGTGCGGGCGGCGACCCTGCAGCTCCGGGAGTCCGGGCGCGACGGCCGGGTTCTTGTCGTCATCGACCACAACGACGAGCTTCTCGCCAGGGCCGCCGGTGAGCTCGCCGGCCCGCTCGTGGACGTCGTGCCCAACACCCGCCGCCAGGGGCTGTCCGGGGCCAGGAACACGGCGATCGGTCTCGTGACGACGGGTGTGGTGGTGTTCCTCGACGACGACGCCACTCCTGAGCCGGGGTGGCTTGAGGCACTGCTTGCCCCGTTCGGCGACCAGGACGTACTCATCACGGGTGGCGCGGCCACCCCCCAGTGGCCCGACCACGCCGGCAGGCCCGTCTCGCTGCCCGCTGCCCCGTCAGGACGGGGTGAGCTGGACTGGGTGGTCGGCTGCACCTACGCGGGTCAGCCCACCACGGTGGCCCCCGTGCGCAACGTCATGGGCTGCAACATGGCGTTCAGGGCTGAGGTGTTCGGCACGGCGGGGCTGTTCGGCGAGGATCTCGGCCGGGTCGGCCGTGTGCCGTACGGCTGCGAGGAGACAGAGCTGTGTATCCGCGCAGCCCAGCAGCGTCCCTGGGCCAAGATCCTCTTCGAACCGCGTAGCCTGGTGCGTCACCACGTGAGTCGGGACCGGCTGACGTGGCGCTATCTGTGGCGCCGCTCGTACGCCGAGGGCATCTCGAAGGCGGCCGTCACCGAGCGCACCACCCGCCAGGCATCGCTGTCCACCGAGACGGCATACGCCACCCGGGTCCTGCCGCGTGGTGTCTTGCGTGAGCTCGGCTCGTTCCCGCGCACCCGGGCCCGCGGGCTGGGAGGCGCGTTCGCGATCGTCTCCGCGCTCGCGACGACCGGTTTCGGTTACATCGTCGGCCGCATCGCCATCCGGCGCGGCCGCAGATCCCAAGCCCAGAACTGA
- a CDS encoding class I SAM-dependent methyltransferase, with the protein MTNPCRLCGSVDLVSVLDLGASPACESFLSSEQLDMPEPTYPLHLRLCPDCLLLQIPALITPEETFGGDYAYYSSYSTSWVEHAKRFTDRAVEDLGLGPDSFVVEVAANDGYLLQHVVDRGIRCLGIEPSLNCGAAARNKGVPVLRAFLDQDVAAQVRDEHGPADLVVANNVWAHIPDVLGFTAGLRGLVADHGRVSIEVHHALSLVTAAQFDTVYHEHFQYWTVLAARRGLAAGGLKLVNVELLPTHGGSIRLWAAPAEAGVAEHPRVAQVEAAEREAGLDTPDGYLGLADRVAKIRDDLVAFLIEARRAGRRVVAYGAPGKGNTLLNYCGIRPDLVAYAADRNVFKHGRYTPGTRIPVVSPEHLIEDAPDDVLVLPWNLRDEITAQLAETLQPGTRLIWPMPDLDIETLGER; encoded by the coding sequence GTGACCAACCCCTGTCGTCTTTGCGGCAGCGTCGATCTCGTATCCGTGCTCGACCTCGGTGCGAGCCCGGCGTGTGAGTCATTTCTGTCCAGTGAGCAGCTCGACATGCCCGAGCCCACGTATCCGCTGCACCTGCGGCTGTGCCCGGACTGCCTGCTGCTGCAGATCCCAGCCCTGATCACGCCAGAGGAGACCTTCGGCGGTGACTACGCCTATTACTCCTCCTACTCCACTTCGTGGGTGGAGCACGCGAAACGGTTCACCGATCGGGCGGTGGAGGACCTGGGTCTTGGCCCGGATAGCTTCGTCGTCGAGGTGGCCGCCAACGACGGATACCTGCTCCAGCATGTCGTCGACCGCGGCATCAGGTGTCTTGGGATCGAGCCGAGTCTCAACTGCGGTGCCGCCGCCCGCAACAAGGGGGTTCCTGTGCTCAGGGCGTTCCTCGATCAGGATGTGGCGGCGCAGGTGCGCGACGAGCATGGCCCGGCCGATCTGGTTGTGGCCAACAATGTGTGGGCGCACATCCCCGACGTCCTCGGCTTCACCGCCGGGCTGCGTGGACTGGTCGCGGACCACGGCCGGGTCTCGATTGAGGTGCACCATGCGCTCTCGCTCGTCACCGCAGCCCAGTTCGACACGGTCTACCACGAGCATTTCCAGTACTGGACGGTGCTCGCCGCTCGCCGCGGGCTTGCGGCCGGCGGGCTGAAGCTCGTCAACGTGGAGCTCCTGCCCACCCACGGCGGTTCGATCCGCCTGTGGGCGGCCCCGGCGGAGGCCGGCGTCGCCGAACACCCGAGGGTGGCGCAGGTCGAGGCGGCGGAGCGGGAGGCCGGTCTCGACACCCCTGACGGCTACCTCGGTCTCGCGGACCGGGTAGCGAAGATCCGCGACGACCTGGTCGCCTTCCTGATCGAGGCCCGGCGCGCAGGCCGCCGGGTGGTCGCATATGGTGCGCCCGGCAAGGGCAACACCCTGCTGAACTATTGCGGTATCCGTCCCGACCTGGTGGCCTACGCCGCCGACCGCAACGTGTTCAAGCATGGCCGCTACACCCCCGGAACCCGGATTCCGGTGGTCTCGCCGGAGCATCTGATCGAGGACGCCCCCGACGACGTCCTCGTCCTGCCGTGGAACCTGCGCGATGAGATCACCGCGCAGCTCGCGGAAACCCTACAGCCTGGCACCCGGCTCATCTGGCCGATGCCAGACCTCGACATCGAAACCCTGGGGGAGAGATGA
- a CDS encoding glycosyltransferase family protein, whose protein sequence is MKVVLFCGGYGMRMRCCHGEGLPKPLQPVGDLPLVVHVMSHYASFGHTDFVLCLGYAADQVRETVAQVVARYPRARLWNIEYVDTGLKTPIGERLWRVRHLIADQPMFLANYADVFTDASIDAMVARMNASPDAAAMMLAVRPQASFHVLDVRDGDAVAGFHSVSDLPLHENGGYLVLRQAVFNHLGRGRDLDDAFNALAPSGRVLAFKHDGFWMPADTFKERAVLDEMYESGNAPWARSLAMVS, encoded by the coding sequence ATGAAAGTTGTACTGTTCTGCGGCGGCTACGGCATGCGCATGCGCTGCTGCCATGGCGAAGGTTTGCCCAAGCCGCTCCAGCCCGTCGGCGACCTGCCGCTCGTGGTGCATGTCATGAGCCATTACGCCAGCTTCGGCCACACAGACTTCGTGTTGTGCCTCGGCTACGCGGCGGATCAGGTCAGGGAGACAGTGGCCCAGGTGGTCGCCCGCTACCCGCGCGCACGATTATGGAATATTGAATATGTCGACACGGGGTTAAAGACCCCGATCGGCGAACGGTTATGGCGGGTGCGGCACCTCATAGCCGATCAGCCGATGTTCTTAGCAAACTATGCCGACGTCTTCACTGACGCCTCAATAGACGCCATGGTCGCCCGGATGAATGCCTCACCGGATGCGGCGGCGATGATGCTGGCGGTACGCCCGCAGGCCTCGTTCCATGTGCTTGACGTCCGCGACGGCGACGCTGTCGCTGGGTTCCACAGTGTCTCGGACCTGCCGTTGCACGAGAACGGCGGGTACCTGGTGCTGCGCCAGGCGGTTTTCAACCACCTCGGTCGCGGACGTGACCTGGACGACGCGTTCAATGCGCTCGCACCGAGTGGCCGCGTGCTGGCGTTCAAGCATGATGGGTTCTGGATGCCTGCCGACACCTTCAAGGAGCGTGCCGTCCTGGACGAGATGTACGAGTCCGGGAACGCACCGTGGGCCCGCTCCCTGGCGATGGTGTCATGA
- a CDS encoding PIG-L deacetylase family protein, with amino-acid sequence MILEPIRHLALVAAHCDDIAIGAGATVRMLCQANPGMRVTALVLTGAGTVREDEERAALAELCAGAALEVGIAGFPDNRLPGSWAEAKNAVMALREAGNPDLVIGPQPGDMHQDHRLVAELTAQLFRSQPVWGYEIAKYESDLPATSTFVPVSESAVRAKIDVITRHYPSQADHPWFDAEAFTALMRLRGVQCHQRYAEAFVVPTTVVKIGVHE; translated from the coding sequence ATGATCCTCGAGCCGATCAGGCACCTTGCGCTCGTGGCAGCGCACTGCGACGATATCGCGATTGGTGCCGGCGCCACCGTCAGGATGCTGTGTCAGGCCAACCCCGGGATGCGGGTGACGGCACTCGTGCTGACCGGTGCTGGGACCGTCCGCGAGGACGAGGAACGTGCTGCCCTGGCGGAGCTGTGTGCGGGAGCAGCCCTGGAGGTCGGCATCGCAGGGTTCCCCGACAACCGCCTCCCGGGCAGCTGGGCGGAGGCGAAGAACGCCGTCATGGCGCTCCGCGAGGCGGGTAACCCGGACCTGGTCATCGGACCGCAGCCGGGTGACATGCACCAGGACCACCGGCTCGTCGCCGAGCTGACTGCCCAGCTCTTCCGCAGCCAGCCGGTGTGGGGCTACGAGATCGCGAAGTACGAGTCCGACTTGCCCGCCACGAGCACCTTCGTCCCCGTGTCGGAGAGCGCGGTACGCGCGAAGATCGACGTGATCACCCGCCACTACCCCAGCCAGGCGGATCACCCATGGTTCGACGCCGAGGCGTTCACCGCGCTCATGCGGTTGCGCGGCGTCCAGTGCCACCAGCGGTACGCCGAGGCGTTCGTCGTACCAA